A portion of the Halogeometricum sp. S1BR25-6 genome contains these proteins:
- a CDS encoding DUF4013 domain-containing protein yields the protein MLGDALSYLKNSDDWIPTLLIGGVLSALSVLILPAFVVQGYLVRVLRGAAKKDRAAPSFTDWGGLAVDGLKLFVVSVVYGLAAMVPIVAVLFAVFGISSVTTDPTTGAPNAAVGILGLVATLFVLLFGVLVGYFAPAGYANFAVEDSLGAAFDVSTIVAAATTSEYLKGWLLAVVAGVVLGLVGAALSALVVGVFVLFYAQVVTYYLFGRGFAEGLSKKRRGVAESNF from the coding sequence ATGTTAGGCGATGCGCTCTCGTATCTCAAGAACAGCGACGACTGGATTCCGACCCTGCTCATCGGCGGCGTTCTCAGCGCACTCAGCGTTCTCATCCTCCCCGCGTTCGTGGTTCAGGGTTACCTCGTCCGCGTCCTCCGCGGGGCGGCTAAGAAGGACCGCGCGGCGCCGTCGTTCACCGACTGGGGCGGCCTCGCCGTCGACGGTCTCAAACTGTTCGTCGTCAGCGTCGTCTACGGCCTCGCGGCGATGGTTCCGATTGTGGCCGTCCTGTTCGCCGTCTTCGGCATCTCCTCGGTCACCACGGACCCGACCACCGGCGCGCCGAACGCCGCTGTCGGAATCCTCGGACTGGTCGCCACCCTCTTCGTCCTCCTCTTCGGAGTCCTCGTCGGCTACTTCGCCCCGGCCGGGTACGCGAACTTCGCCGTCGAGGACTCCCTCGGCGCGGCGTTCGACGTCTCGACCATCGTCGCGGCGGCGACGACGAGCGAGTACCTCAAGGGGTGGCTACTCGCCGTCGTCGCCGGCGTCGTCCTCGGACTCGTCGGGGCCGCTCTCTCCGCTCTCGTCGTCGGCGTCTTCGTCCTGTTCTACGCGCAGGTCGTCACCTACTACCTGTTCGGCCGCGGATTCGCGGAGGGGCTGAGCAAGAAGCGCCGCGGCGTCGCCGAGTCGAACTTTTAG
- a CDS encoding mRNA surveillance protein pelota, with protein sequence MRISSRGRGEEGRERITLVPENVDDLWHLSHVLESGDLVSGDTTRRIQRDDDQMRDTGGQREHLSVTISVGDVEFARFANRLRVGGEIVGSSREDQLGHHHTLNVEEHDEVTIEKHFKPDQKKRIEEAEEAAENPDVVIATVEEGAAYIHTVAQYGTEERFSFTAPTGKGEYARPRSELFAELGKALARMDVDAIILAGPGFTKQDARDYIAENHRDIVEKITVVDTSGVGDRGVHEVLKRGAVDEVQTQTRISKEADLIDDLMEGIATGEKVSYGIEEVAEAADFGAVETLLVLDERLREERQGAGDWDVDVNEVIQTVERQGGEVAVFSSEFDPGRQLKNLGGIAAILRYRLQ encoded by the coding sequence ATGCGCATTTCGAGTCGCGGGCGCGGCGAGGAGGGCCGCGAACGCATCACGCTCGTCCCCGAGAACGTGGACGACCTCTGGCACCTCTCGCACGTCCTCGAATCGGGCGATTTGGTCTCCGGCGACACCACCCGCCGCATCCAACGCGACGACGACCAGATGCGGGACACCGGCGGTCAGCGCGAACACCTCAGCGTCACCATCAGCGTCGGCGACGTGGAGTTTGCCCGCTTCGCCAACCGCCTCCGCGTCGGCGGCGAAATCGTCGGCAGTTCCCGCGAGGACCAACTGGGTCACCACCACACGCTGAACGTCGAGGAGCACGACGAGGTGACCATCGAGAAGCACTTCAAGCCCGACCAGAAGAAGCGCATCGAGGAGGCCGAGGAGGCCGCGGAGAACCCTGACGTGGTCATCGCCACCGTCGAGGAGGGCGCGGCGTACATCCACACGGTGGCGCAGTACGGCACCGAGGAGCGCTTCTCCTTCACCGCGCCGACCGGGAAGGGCGAGTACGCCCGGCCTCGCTCCGAACTGTTCGCGGAACTCGGAAAGGCGCTCGCGCGGATGGACGTCGACGCCATCATCCTCGCCGGACCCGGCTTCACGAAGCAGGACGCCCGCGACTACATCGCCGAGAACCACCGCGACATCGTCGAGAAGATAACCGTTGTCGACACCTCCGGCGTCGGCGACAGGGGCGTCCACGAGGTGCTCAAGCGCGGCGCCGTCGACGAGGTGCAGACGCAGACGCGCATCTCGAAGGAGGCGGATCTCATCGACGACCTGATGGAGGGCATCGCCACGGGCGAGAAGGTGTCCTACGGTATCGAGGAAGTCGCCGAGGCGGCCGACTTCGGCGCCGTGGAGACGCTGCTCGTCCTCGACGAACGACTCCGGGAGGAGCGGCAGGGCGCCGGCGACTGGGACGTCGACGTCAACGAGGTCATCCAGACCGTCGAGCGGCAGGGCGGCGAGGTGGCCGTCTTCTCCTCGGAGTTCGACCCCGGCCGCCAGTTGAAGAACCTCGGCGGCATCGCGGCCATCCTGCGGTACCGACTGCAGTGA